One window from the genome of Cyclobacterium amurskyense encodes:
- a CDS encoding L-fucose/L-arabinose isomerase family protein yields the protein MKEINGSGNPAEGKYKIERRESSLPRIGVFGVGYFKYWAQFEGLLDALLAKQKVLIEKIEKNNAEVIDFGLVDDAQSAYDLVPKLQAENLDLIFCDMLTYATSSTFGTIIKNINVPIVLVALQPDKAMDYSKASTYMQLYNDDVCSLPEFAGVAVRMGKKVPDVIIGTLHDDPESERMIGDYCRMANVLHGLKTARIGHIGHPIEAMLDMHTDSTMLTAHFGVHIVQCEANEIVGNYSNKVSEAEVTEEEKRILSFFDTPDPVSDPISEKLKKEDLNVAAGVSVALKKFVEDKNLDGLAYYYNGEDQSETQLVMSNLIVGNSILTSSGFPMCGESDLKCCMAMFIMDRFGIGGSFAEFHPVDFKENFVLVGHDGPHNLSIAQGKPVLRSLKKYHGKPGFGAGVEFKIKEGPITMLSISSTYEGKFKFVIAEGESVEGPIPPTGNTNTRGFFKPDVRTFLTNWIKEGPTHHFALGIGHHAKSIQKIANYLNIESVIVV from the coding sequence ATGAAGGAAATTAATGGAAGTGGCAACCCAGCAGAGGGAAAATATAAAATTGAAAGAAGAGAATCCTCTTTGCCTAGAATTGGCGTTTTTGGTGTGGGCTATTTCAAATATTGGGCACAATTTGAGGGGCTATTGGATGCCTTATTGGCAAAACAAAAAGTGCTCATAGAAAAAATTGAAAAGAACAATGCAGAGGTAATTGATTTTGGATTGGTAGATGATGCACAATCGGCCTATGACCTAGTTCCTAAGTTACAAGCTGAAAATCTCGATTTGATATTTTGTGACATGCTTACTTATGCTACCTCGAGCACTTTTGGGACAATCATTAAAAATATAAATGTGCCTATAGTGCTGGTAGCCTTGCAGCCAGACAAGGCAATGGATTACAGTAAGGCTTCTACCTATATGCAGCTCTACAATGATGATGTATGCTCATTGCCTGAATTTGCGGGTGTTGCAGTAAGAATGGGAAAAAAAGTGCCTGATGTTATTATCGGTACCCTCCATGATGATCCTGAATCTGAGCGAATGATTGGTGATTATTGTCGGATGGCTAACGTATTACATGGCTTGAAAACAGCTAGAATTGGACATATAGGTCATCCTATAGAAGCCATGCTGGACATGCATACCGATTCAACCATGCTTACTGCCCATTTCGGTGTACATATAGTGCAATGTGAAGCCAATGAAATTGTAGGCAATTACTCCAATAAGGTTTCTGAGGCTGAAGTAACTGAAGAAGAGAAGCGTATTTTATCCTTCTTTGACACCCCCGATCCTGTTTCTGATCCTATCTCTGAGAAATTAAAGAAGGAAGATTTAAATGTAGCAGCAGGAGTTTCTGTAGCCCTAAAGAAATTCGTTGAAGATAAAAACCTTGATGGACTGGCCTATTATTATAATGGAGAAGATCAAAGTGAAACTCAATTGGTAATGTCCAATCTTATTGTTGGGAATTCAATATTAACAAGTTCTGGATTTCCCATGTGTGGAGAGTCTGATTTGAAATGTTGTATGGCCATGTTTATCATGGATCGTTTCGGTATAGGCGGGAGTTTCGCGGAATTTCACCCCGTAGATTTTAAAGAAAACTTTGTTTTGGTAGGACATGATGGCCCTCACAATCTCTCCATCGCTCAGGGGAAGCCGGTGCTTAGAAGTTTAAAGAAGTACCATGGTAAACCCGGATTTGGAGCTGGCGTCGAATTTAAGATCAAGGAAGGGCCGATTACCATGTTAAGTATAAGCTCTACTTATGAAGGTAAATTTAAATTTGTTATTGCTGAGGGAGAATCAGTAGAAGGGCCAATACCGCCTACAGGAAATACAAATACAAGAGGTTTTTTCAAACCCGATGTACGCACCTTTTTGACCAATTGGATCAAAGAAGGACCTACTCATCACTTTGCTTTAGGCATAGGACATCATGCAAAAAGCATCCAGAAAATTGCCAATTACCTAAATATAGAATCGGTAATAGTAGTCTGA
- a CDS encoding SusC/RagA family TonB-linked outer membrane protein has protein sequence MKTLIKIFVFVMVLCFSMGHYELLAQAGNRLVVKGTVTSAEDGATIPGVTVLEKGTSNGTVTDIDGGYEITLSNGNAVLVFSYVGFAKMELQVGNRSALDIELQMDMEQLNEVVVVGYGTQKRKDLSGSISRITSDEFLQPSTGSFDQMLQGKVAGVQINQTTGAPGGNVNILVRGVSSISGGNQPLYVIDGFPVDGGSNSNMRGYGGDSFSSADMASNTANRINPLSSINPSDIASIEILKDASATAIYGSRGSNGVVIITTKRGNYEKAQISLDMSYGYQEVANKLDLMNASQYADFVADGRDNAWIFRGGDINDPNEVRNAASRVRPEFRNPGSLTTNTDWQDVIFRTAPVRNVQLSSRGGTDKTSFFISGGYFSQEGVVINSDYNRFNLRVNVDAQITNKVRIGTSTYGSYGYGRFANTESHYGQGGLLSNVLAASPTIPVYDTDGNYYFNQDDVTDGLGFLANVLAVSEGSVDRRNVMNVYTNNYIEVDINENLMFRSSAGINYSSSNIRLWRSTAVPQYTSLNYPATAGATKMDNLNWLNENTLTFNKSFDTKHFLNAVAGFTAQKNSSDRLSAGASDFPTNYVTYLSGGIVNAGTQTLNEWSLLSVMARVNYSYDSKYLFTATLRRDGSSRFGSNFKWGSFPSFSLGYNISEEEFLSNADFLSNLKIRASYGISGNNQIGNYTHIGLLSARRYINEGGLIPGLVPSSLANDDLTWEISKQTNFGIDMSLFQDRVNLTADVYRDLKTDLLLAVQLPAASGFYSSVQNIGDVENKGFELGLNTVNVQKTNFTWNSNFTFSANRNKVLKLATEGGRISNSPFQITEVGQPVSSFYMINKLGIFMNSDELEGAALFHPATQAGDIKFEDVNEDGVINQNDRKIVGNPWPDFVWGLTNNLEWKNFNLNIAIVGSEGAQTYLESGGALMGSNGVQNGLVLQDRRWRSEEDPGDGIIPRAIRSNHALGFGTSSHFLFDASFIRIRNVMLGYTMPQELVSRFRLTGMNVYASVANVYTFTDYPGYDPESSSTGDNVVNAGIDYLNYPLPRTYTLGLKITL, from the coding sequence ATGAAAACACTTATTAAAATTTTTGTTTTCGTGATGGTACTCTGCTTTAGCATGGGCCATTACGAGCTATTGGCACAAGCAGGCAATCGCCTGGTGGTAAAAGGAACGGTAACATCTGCTGAGGATGGGGCCACAATTCCTGGCGTGACAGTCCTTGAAAAAGGCACCTCTAACGGGACGGTGACAGACATTGACGGAGGGTATGAAATTACGCTTAGCAATGGAAATGCTGTCTTGGTTTTCTCTTATGTGGGCTTTGCTAAGATGGAGCTTCAAGTGGGAAACCGAAGTGCATTAGACATCGAACTCCAAATGGATATGGAACAACTGAATGAAGTTGTTGTCGTGGGCTATGGTACTCAAAAGAGAAAAGACCTTAGTGGATCAATTTCAAGAATTACTAGTGATGAGTTTTTACAACCATCTACAGGGAGTTTTGATCAGATGCTACAAGGAAAAGTGGCTGGAGTGCAGATCAACCAGACCACGGGTGCGCCTGGAGGGAATGTGAATATACTTGTAAGAGGAGTGAGTTCAATTTCTGGCGGCAACCAACCATTGTATGTAATTGATGGGTTTCCAGTAGATGGAGGATCAAATTCAAATATGCGTGGTTATGGTGGAGATTCTTTTTCCTCTGCAGATATGGCTTCCAATACTGCGAACCGGATCAACCCATTAAGCTCTATTAACCCTTCAGATATTGCTTCAATAGAGATTTTAAAAGATGCTTCAGCTACTGCTATTTACGGTTCAAGAGGATCAAATGGTGTTGTGATCATAACCACCAAAAGGGGAAATTATGAAAAGGCACAGATTAGCCTTGACATGTCCTATGGTTACCAGGAAGTAGCCAATAAACTGGACTTGATGAATGCCAGCCAATATGCTGATTTTGTAGCTGATGGAAGAGACAATGCATGGATTTTTCGCGGAGGAGATATAAATGACCCTAACGAGGTAAGGAATGCTGCCAGTAGGGTAAGGCCTGAATTTAGAAATCCTGGATCCCTGACTACAAATACAGATTGGCAAGATGTAATATTCAGAACTGCTCCGGTAAGAAACGTTCAGTTATCATCTAGAGGTGGAACAGATAAAACAAGTTTTTTCATCTCCGGAGGTTATTTTTCTCAGGAAGGTGTGGTGATCAACTCTGATTATAATAGGTTTAATTTAAGGGTGAATGTGGATGCTCAAATTACCAACAAGGTGAGGATCGGAACCTCCACTTATGGTTCTTACGGGTATGGCAGGTTTGCCAATACTGAATCACATTACGGACAGGGTGGTTTGCTTTCCAATGTGCTAGCAGCTTCCCCAACCATACCTGTTTATGATACAGATGGTAATTATTATTTCAATCAAGACGATGTTACAGATGGATTAGGGTTTTTAGCCAATGTGTTGGCAGTAAGTGAAGGATCTGTGGACAGGAGAAATGTGATGAATGTTTACACTAATAATTATATAGAGGTAGACATCAATGAAAACCTGATGTTCAGATCATCTGCTGGTATCAATTATTCCTCAAGTAATATCCGCCTTTGGAGGTCTACCGCAGTACCTCAGTACACCTCTCTGAACTATCCGGCAACAGCCGGAGCAACAAAAATGGACAACCTCAATTGGCTGAATGAAAATACGTTGACCTTTAACAAGTCTTTTGACACCAAACATTTTTTAAATGCTGTAGCAGGCTTTACTGCTCAGAAAAACAGTAGCGACCGTTTGTCTGCTGGAGCTTCTGATTTCCCAACAAACTACGTCACCTACCTGTCTGGAGGAATAGTCAATGCTGGAACGCAAACGCTGAACGAGTGGTCTTTATTGTCAGTGATGGCTCGGGTAAATTATTCCTATGACAGCAAATATCTTTTCACAGCTACCCTTAGACGAGATGGAAGTTCAAGGTTTGGAAGCAACTTCAAGTGGGGCTCTTTTCCTTCATTCTCCCTGGGATACAATATTTCTGAGGAAGAGTTTTTAAGCAATGCTGATTTTCTAAGTAACCTTAAAATTAGGGCCAGTTACGGGATTTCAGGTAACAACCAAATCGGAAATTATACCCATATAGGATTATTATCTGCTAGGAGGTATATTAATGAGGGTGGTTTGATACCAGGATTGGTGCCAAGTAGTCTTGCAAATGATGATCTGACTTGGGAAATATCGAAACAAACCAATTTCGGGATAGACATGAGCCTATTTCAGGACAGGGTCAACCTTACGGCAGATGTATATAGGGATTTGAAGACTGACTTGCTATTGGCTGTTCAACTTCCTGCTGCCTCAGGTTTTTACAGTTCCGTGCAGAACATTGGAGATGTCGAGAATAAGGGATTTGAGCTAGGGTTGAATACGGTGAACGTCCAAAAGACCAATTTTACATGGAATAGCAATTTCACATTTTCTGCAAATAGAAACAAAGTACTTAAACTCGCTACCGAAGGTGGAAGAATTTCAAATTCGCCATTTCAAATTACAGAGGTAGGCCAGCCTGTTTCCAGCTTTTATATGATCAATAAACTGGGGATTTTCATGAATAGTGACGAGTTAGAAGGTGCAGCCTTGTTTCATCCGGCAACACAGGCAGGAGATATAAAATTTGAGGATGTAAATGAAGATGGTGTAATCAATCAAAATGACCGAAAAATTGTTGGTAACCCTTGGCCAGATTTTGTTTGGGGATTGACCAATAATTTAGAGTGGAAGAATTTTAACTTGAATATAGCTATTGTTGGTTCGGAAGGGGCTCAAACCTACCTTGAATCAGGTGGGGCTTTAATGGGGTCCAATGGTGTTCAAAATGGGTTAGTTTTACAAGATAGAAGATGGCGATCAGAAGAAGATCCTGGAGATGGGATTATCCCTCGAGCGATCAGGAGTAATCATGCATTGGGTTTTGGTACTTCATCACACTTTCTGTTTGATGCCTCCTTTATCCGTATCAGAAATGTGATGCTTGGCTATACCATGCCTCAAGAACTAGTTTCCAGATTTAGGCTGACCGGTATGAACGTCTATGCGAGTGTTGCCAATGTTTACACCTTCACAGATTACCCTGGTTATGATCCAGAATCCAGTAGCACAGGTGACAATGTAGTTAACGCAGGTATTGATTACCTAAATTACCCACTACCAAGGACTTACACTTTGGGCCTAAAAATAACCTTATAA
- a CDS encoding RagB/SusD family nutrient uptake outer membrane protein has product MKKYIIYILTLLAGTSCSDFLELQPEHQISDGSFYKNANDFETALIGSYSSLQNLYDANLVYVGELTTDNAEIQWTTPSISEVELDEVNFTPSNGFLNSIWQISFNLVSQSNNILSRIDDVDMGTQIRNQIKGEALFLRAFGYFNLVRTFGPVPIVDVAFRSPGEIAAYDMTRKPEEAVYQILEADLNQATSLLTGVEELGKSRASSAAAMTLLGKVYLTQMDYSNAETALKGVVESNAFSLESDYKRLFTNGNDELSESIFEIKYMSGNLGVGNGFSSTFTPARFDMDIFPNQMQGSGRILPTPEMSEAYEDGDLRRPASIGDSVRVISGGFEKELYGLKFVDFTTGVQGDGGINFTALRYADVLLMYAEALNQNGKQDEAMVYLNMVRERAGLTEVSGLDQAALTVALAQERRVELFLEGHRWFDLVRTGKLLTEMNAYFERNNLNFEVQAYKTIMPIPLREIDINPSLGQNTGY; this is encoded by the coding sequence ATGAAAAAATATATCATATATATCCTGACCTTATTGGCTGGGACCTCTTGCTCTGATTTTCTAGAATTGCAGCCTGAACATCAAATCAGTGATGGCTCCTTCTATAAAAATGCCAACGATTTTGAGACAGCGCTTATAGGTAGTTATTCAAGTCTTCAGAACCTGTATGATGCCAATTTAGTGTACGTTGGAGAATTGACAACGGACAATGCGGAAATACAGTGGACTACTCCTTCAATATCCGAGGTGGAATTGGACGAGGTCAACTTTACGCCTTCAAATGGCTTTTTGAATTCAATTTGGCAGATAAGTTTTAACCTTGTTTCTCAATCAAACAATATATTGTCTAGAATTGATGATGTGGACATGGGCACTCAGATAAGAAACCAGATAAAAGGTGAGGCTTTATTTTTAAGGGCTTTTGGATACTTTAATCTTGTCAGAACATTTGGGCCTGTGCCAATTGTGGATGTTGCTTTCCGAAGCCCAGGTGAAATTGCGGCCTATGACATGACACGAAAACCTGAGGAAGCTGTTTATCAGATATTAGAAGCTGATTTGAATCAGGCTACATCTCTGCTAACAGGTGTGGAGGAATTAGGAAAATCCAGGGCTTCAAGTGCAGCAGCAATGACCTTATTGGGGAAAGTTTACCTTACCCAAATGGATTATAGCAATGCCGAAACGGCATTAAAGGGGGTTGTAGAAAGCAATGCTTTTTCGCTTGAATCGGATTATAAAAGATTGTTTACCAATGGAAATGATGAATTGTCTGAGTCAATTTTTGAAATCAAATACATGTCTGGTAACTTGGGTGTAGGGAATGGCTTTTCCAGCACTTTTACCCCAGCGAGATTTGACATGGATATCTTCCCTAATCAAATGCAAGGTTCAGGAAGAATTTTACCAACACCTGAAATGTCCGAAGCCTATGAAGACGGAGACCTTAGAAGGCCGGCTTCCATAGGTGATTCTGTTCGGGTGATCTCAGGAGGTTTTGAAAAAGAACTGTATGGGTTGAAATTTGTAGATTTCACTACAGGTGTTCAGGGAGATGGTGGAATCAATTTTACTGCTTTAAGGTATGCAGATGTACTATTGATGTATGCAGAAGCACTCAATCAAAATGGCAAGCAGGACGAAGCGATGGTTTACCTTAATATGGTTCGCGAACGAGCAGGTTTGACAGAGGTGAGCGGATTGGATCAAGCGGCATTGACGGTTGCATTGGCACAAGAACGAAGAGTTGAGTTATTTTTGGAAGGTCACCGCTGGTTTGATTTGGTGAGAACAGGTAAGCTGTTAACTGAAATGAATGCTTATTTTGAGCGGAACAATTTAAATTTTGAAGTTCAGGCTTACAAGACGATAATGCCAATTCCGCTTAGGGAAATTGATATTAATCCCAGTTTAGGACAAAACACGGGTTATTAA
- a CDS encoding sulfatase family protein, with amino-acid sequence MRKKIYIPWRPLLLISFNMMAIAGCQSKKKHEKEPQPNVLVILTDQHTNDALSYLGNPHLNTPAMDQLAAEGTFFTASYCTSPVCGPARSSLITGRMPHETGVVWNSTNIRPEVPTIGQVFKEAGYNTAWAGKWHLPQAYPAKNKMDSVAGFAVVPFQSLDKEWDLGEDTDGPIADATVNYLNNYKEDQPFLLTVSLHNPHDICHVPRRPDEYAKAHELQGLPPLPNNFEIDPDEPQFLAEKRLMDHYGDELLKTKDYTPEDWQAYLYHYYRFTEMVDVEIGKILQALKKNGFDENTIVVLTSEHGDGGAGHKWAAKLSLYDEAATVPFVIRYKGHVPSGNIDRNQLVSGIDLAPTIIDYAGLTTSAKFTGKSLKPVLEHPGEKLRDYLVVQLADDKLDSSRQARLIRNDRYKYNLYNQGERNEQLFDLWKDPGEQHNLAYVPAYQSVKQEMHVALDEWITATGDDFYEWSPLPNSKEK; translated from the coding sequence ATGAGAAAGAAAATATATATTCCCTGGAGACCGCTCCTTTTAATAAGCTTTAATATGATGGCTATAGCAGGTTGTCAAAGCAAAAAAAAACATGAGAAGGAACCACAGCCAAATGTTTTGGTCATTCTAACAGATCAACATACCAATGATGCGTTGAGTTATTTGGGCAATCCTCATTTAAACACCCCAGCTATGGACCAATTGGCAGCTGAAGGTACCTTTTTTACGGCATCTTATTGTACCTCGCCAGTTTGCGGACCAGCAAGAAGTAGCTTGATCACAGGAAGGATGCCTCATGAAACTGGTGTGGTTTGGAATTCTACAAATATCCGACCAGAAGTACCAACCATCGGTCAGGTATTTAAAGAAGCAGGCTATAATACCGCATGGGCGGGGAAATGGCATCTTCCTCAAGCTTACCCTGCCAAAAATAAAATGGATTCCGTAGCAGGTTTTGCAGTGGTTCCGTTTCAATCTTTGGATAAAGAATGGGATCTCGGAGAAGATACGGATGGGCCTATTGCAGACGCCACGGTTAATTACCTCAATAATTATAAAGAAGATCAACCCTTCTTATTGACAGTTTCACTTCACAATCCCCATGACATCTGCCATGTCCCAAGAAGACCGGATGAATATGCCAAAGCCCATGAATTGCAAGGTTTACCTCCCTTGCCCAATAACTTTGAAATTGATCCTGATGAACCACAATTCCTTGCAGAAAAACGTTTGATGGACCATTATGGAGATGAGTTATTGAAGACAAAGGATTATACACCCGAAGACTGGCAGGCTTACTTGTACCATTATTATCGATTTACTGAAATGGTAGATGTGGAAATTGGGAAAATTCTTCAAGCATTGAAGAAAAATGGTTTTGATGAAAATACCATTGTGGTGCTTACCAGTGAACATGGTGACGGCGGTGCAGGGCACAAATGGGCAGCTAAGTTAAGTTTGTATGATGAAGCTGCTACCGTTCCGTTTGTCATCAGGTACAAGGGCCATGTGCCATCTGGCAACATTGACAGAAACCAATTGGTATCAGGAATTGATTTGGCCCCAACAATAATCGATTATGCAGGCTTAACGACTTCTGCTAAATTTACTGGCAAAAGCCTCAAGCCCGTTTTGGAGCATCCTGGGGAGAAGTTAAGAGATTATTTGGTGGTGCAATTGGCAGACGACAAGTTGGATTCCAGCAGACAGGCAAGATTGATCAGAAACGATCGGTACAAATACAATCTGTACAATCAGGGGGAGCGAAATGAGCAATTGTTTGACTTGTGGAAAGATCCGGGAGAGCAGCACAACCTTGCTTATGTTCCTGCCTACCAATCCGTTAAACAAGAAATGCATGTGGCGTTGGATGAATGGATAACAGCCACCGGTGATGATTTTTATGAATGGAGTCCTTTGCCCAATAGTAAAGAAAAATAG
- a CDS encoding glycosyl hydrolase — protein sequence MKLSTYLFCFISSLCCMVSFGLQAQESTAYNQMRQNFLQPPSTAKPTVYHWWLGGHVDTLRLKEEIKSFDEAGIAGFTIFEIGSRDTIQVGAGPEFLGDESLETIRVAVDEAGKYGMEVGLNTASSWNAGGNWLTPKHAAKSIYQRKVNVTGGGKEKIKLPFPEIPEKDPRGRKRLISYGKDGKPVYSEEIAVLAIPMVTENMVMDTSRIIDVSLYFDAKKEVLDWNVPEGEWKIVRYVSSNSGENLVLPSKYSAGPIVDHFDAEATAFHFNYIIDRLESVLGDLRETALKNLYMASYEARGFNWTPTMPQEFQELNGYDIKKFLPILFEEVVLSNEATSAFRAGFQRTLSELMIKNFYMKSKEICNAHGLKNNSEAGGPGYPLHNVPVEPLKALGKGLDIPRGEFWINHHNFSEEGLDVLRVVKEVSSASHIYGLGMVEMEAFTTFQQWQEGPFEMKPMGDRAFAEGMNRVVVHGSTHNPEGTGNPGIVYHAGTHYNDKRVWWKKIRPFNEYLARVSYVLQEANFKADVLYYYGDTIPNYGGHKRSRFNPGEGYDFELVNTEILLGLEVKNGKIINPRNRAEFSVLALTEEYEINPQVLVKLEQMAKNGAIITGPKPSRIAPKRNMKDLPNMNAWLNSLWKPYSKQTFKPGSRAIYYGASVAEILQELKIRPDFEYLDKGFYALDYTHYQKDGLDFYFVVNTTNEWLSRDLKFLQEGKTPELWNPENGSITTIPVFDNTSEGILLPLSLAPYESIFVVFKPGDKQAHFTKIAHDGIHPPRLRYGEYGVELWEEGEFDFVQKDKISPMLNHANVKTLEGAWEIYFPEGWGAPEKAIFPELKSWTEAENEGVKYFSGTARYEKNFIYDMHASEFPEARVYLDLGDLSHIAEVWLNDKSLGITWAKPYRFDVTDALKPGINTLKIEVANTWSNRLTGDAVTGANFTKTHVEATVIKGIPKLRVPWKDAPLIPSGIFGPVTLTTVLPIAMPK from the coding sequence ATGAAGTTAAGTACTTATCTTTTTTGTTTTATTTCCAGTCTTTGTTGCATGGTATCCTTTGGCCTTCAGGCCCAGGAAAGTACAGCCTACAATCAGATGCGACAAAATTTCCTGCAGCCACCAAGTACGGCTAAACCCACTGTTTACCATTGGTGGCTGGGAGGACATGTGGATACTTTAAGGCTAAAAGAGGAGATCAAATCCTTCGATGAGGCAGGTATAGCCGGTTTTACCATATTTGAAATAGGTTCACGAGATACCATTCAGGTAGGTGCTGGCCCTGAGTTTTTGGGTGATGAATCTTTGGAGACCATAAGAGTTGCCGTAGATGAAGCTGGCAAATATGGCATGGAGGTAGGATTGAATACAGCAAGTAGCTGGAATGCTGGAGGCAATTGGCTCACGCCTAAACATGCGGCAAAATCCATTTACCAGCGCAAAGTAAATGTCACGGGAGGAGGGAAGGAAAAAATCAAATTGCCCTTCCCTGAAATTCCAGAAAAAGATCCCCGAGGCAGAAAACGCCTCATTTCTTACGGGAAAGATGGCAAGCCTGTATATTCTGAAGAGATAGCTGTATTGGCTATACCGATGGTTACAGAAAATATGGTAATGGATACAAGTCGGATAATAGATGTTTCCCTTTATTTTGATGCTAAAAAAGAGGTGTTGGATTGGAATGTTCCGGAAGGAGAATGGAAAATTGTACGTTATGTCAGTTCCAATTCTGGAGAGAATTTGGTGTTGCCAAGTAAGTATTCAGCAGGGCCTATTGTAGATCATTTTGATGCTGAAGCCACGGCCTTTCACTTCAATTATATTATAGACCGATTGGAATCGGTGTTGGGGGATTTGCGTGAAACGGCCTTGAAAAACCTATACATGGCAAGTTATGAGGCTAGGGGGTTCAATTGGACACCTACCATGCCACAAGAATTTCAGGAATTAAATGGCTATGATATAAAGAAATTCTTACCCATTCTATTTGAGGAGGTAGTACTTTCTAATGAAGCTACTTCTGCTTTCAGGGCAGGCTTTCAAAGAACATTGTCAGAACTCATGATCAAAAACTTCTACATGAAGTCCAAAGAGATCTGCAATGCCCATGGATTGAAAAACAACAGTGAAGCGGGAGGACCTGGCTATCCTTTGCACAATGTACCAGTAGAACCCTTAAAGGCGTTGGGTAAAGGCTTGGATATCCCTAGAGGAGAGTTTTGGATAAACCATCATAACTTTAGCGAAGAGGGTTTAGATGTGCTACGGGTAGTGAAGGAAGTTTCTTCCGCTTCCCATATTTATGGTTTGGGAATGGTAGAGATGGAAGCATTTACTACTTTTCAGCAATGGCAAGAAGGTCCTTTTGAAATGAAACCTATGGGCGACAGGGCTTTTGCTGAAGGCATGAACAGGGTAGTCGTACATGGATCTACTCATAACCCAGAAGGTACTGGGAACCCCGGAATCGTTTACCATGCAGGAACCCATTATAATGATAAAAGGGTCTGGTGGAAGAAAATACGACCATTTAATGAGTACCTGGCAAGGGTTTCTTATGTCTTACAGGAAGCCAATTTTAAAGCAGATGTTTTGTATTACTATGGTGATACCATTCCGAATTACGGAGGGCATAAGCGCAGTCGATTTAATCCAGGAGAAGGGTATGATTTCGAATTGGTCAATACTGAAATACTTCTTGGATTGGAAGTGAAAAATGGGAAAATTATTAACCCTCGGAATAGAGCTGAATTTAGCGTGTTGGCCTTGACCGAAGAGTATGAAATAAACCCTCAAGTATTGGTAAAGCTGGAACAAATGGCAAAAAACGGGGCCATTATCACGGGGCCTAAACCCAGTAGAATTGCTCCTAAAAGAAATATGAAGGATTTACCGAACATGAATGCTTGGCTGAATAGTTTATGGAAACCTTACAGCAAGCAGACTTTTAAGCCAGGAAGTAGGGCCATCTATTATGGGGCTTCGGTAGCTGAGATTCTTCAGGAATTGAAAATTAGGCCTGACTTTGAATATTTAGACAAAGGGTTTTATGCTTTGGATTACACCCACTACCAAAAAGATGGGCTTGATTTTTATTTTGTAGTCAATACTACAAACGAATGGTTGTCTAGAGACTTGAAATTCCTACAAGAGGGAAAGACTCCAGAGTTATGGAACCCTGAAAATGGAAGTATAACCACAATTCCTGTTTTTGATAATACTTCGGAAGGTATCCTGCTTCCTTTAAGTCTTGCACCTTATGAAAGTATTTTTGTTGTGTTTAAACCTGGGGACAAACAAGCACATTTCACAAAAATAGCTCATGATGGTATTCACCCTCCTAGACTGCGCTACGGGGAGTATGGCGTTGAATTATGGGAGGAAGGAGAGTTTGATTTCGTGCAAAAAGATAAAATCAGCCCCATGTTAAATCATGCCAATGTAAAAACCCTTGAGGGAGCCTGGGAGATCTATTTCCCTGAAGGGTGGGGAGCGCCGGAAAAAGCAATTTTCCCGGAATTAAAATCCTGGACGGAGGCTGAAAATGAGGGGGTCAAATATTTTTCAGGGACTGCCCGCTATGAAAAGAATTTTATATATGATATGCATGCCTCTGAATTTCCTGAGGCCAGGGTTTACCTGGATTTAGGTGATCTCTCCCATATCGCTGAGGTTTGGTTGAATGATAAGTCATTGGGTATAACCTGGGCGAAGCCTTACCGTTTTGATGTGACCGATGCTTTAAAACCGGGAATAAATACCCTAAAAATAGAAGTAGCCAATACCTGGTCAAATAGGCTAACGGGAGATGCAGTGACTGGAGCTAATTTCACCAAAACGCATGTGGAGGCCACCGTTATAAAAGGCATTCCTAAGTTAAGGGTTCCTTGGAAAGATGCACCGTTGATTCCTTCAGGAATCTTTGGGCCAGTTACTTTAACAACCGTTTTGCCAATTGCAATGCCTAAGTGA